One Phoenix dactylifera cultivar Barhee BC4 chromosome 14, palm_55x_up_171113_PBpolish2nd_filt_p, whole genome shotgun sequence DNA window includes the following coding sequences:
- the LOC103708127 gene encoding transcription factor bHLH137-like, which translates to MEAFSYEQHQDPFFLDSPILPSTLFEMPLPTQQVGEMNNNSPSCFPYCFSPEAILGVSSVDTRAYESSSSLDTAAKAPSLESQVAPPPVVMESHDEKVPKHHGSMGKKTKNGGKTCLSSGHSKSAKESKSGKQRKHNGELKGKEEKKPKCDDSKATEAGEELPAGYIHVRARRGQATDSHSLAERVRREKISERMKMLQGLVPGCDKATGKALMLDEIINYVQSLQHQVEFLSMRLASTNPLLYDFGVDLDDYMNKSEAG; encoded by the exons ATGGAAGCCTTCTCATACGAGCAGCACCAAGACCCTTTCTTTCTAGACTCTCCTATCCTTCCATCCACCCTCTTTGAGATGCCCCTTCCCACACAGCAAGTTGGAGAGATGAACAATAACTCCCCTTCTTGCTTCCCCTACTGCTTCTCACCTGAAGCCATCCTAGGGGTCTCATCAGTTGATACCAGAGCCTATGAGAGCAGCAGCTCTCTTGACACTGCCGCAAAAGCTCCTTCACTTGAGAGTCAGGTTGCTCCTCCACCAGTGGTAATGGAATCCCATGATGAGAAGGTTCCCAAACACCATGGCTCCATggggaagaaaacaaagaatggAGGCAAGACTTGCTTGAGTTCAGGTCACTCCAAA AGTGCGAAGGAAAGCAAGAGTGGGAAGCAGAGAAAACACAATGGTGAGTTGAAgggaaaagaggagaagaagcccAAATGTGATGATTCCAAAGCCACAGAGGCTGGTGAGGAGCTCCCTGCAGGGTACATTCATGTAAGAGCAAGGAGAGGTCAAGCAACAGACAGCCACAGCCTTGCGGAAAGG GTCAGAAGGGAGAAGATTAGTGAGAGGATGAAGATGCTGCAGGGTCTTGTTCCTGGCTGTGATAAG GCTACTGGAAAGGCCCTAATGCTGGATGAGATAATTAACTATGTGCAATCTTTGCAGCACCAAGTTGAG TTTCTTTCCATGAGGCTTGCTTCCACAAATCCCCTGTTATATGACTTTGGGGTGGATCTTGATGACTACATGAATAAATCAGAGGCAGGATAA
- the LOC103708125 gene encoding uncharacterized protein LOC103708125: MADPQPPEAPNNGAASAAAADPPAAAAAFAAAAAAAASAAGGETLVPGSKRQRRPSVRLGDIGGQPAAIPSEPHPRRGKQWKISSSASAAGDHHPRLPPPPRDPSKPFSKTRPLTTLGPGETRDSPAEDRVLLPVDENLEPLAVAIRRGVRDAKARRAIARRARSVWTSKVDEGTDALDLKSSGGDDGGEEGYREFDDLRREDSESPRAAVGVRVRVSDSRDIGPATDAAEGDLPSETHDGDWDNQNGRCGWHEDGGVRSWLNRLGLGRYAPVFEIHEVDDEVLPFLTLEDLKDMGINAVGSRRKMYCAIQKLKGFL; the protein is encoded by the coding sequence ATGGCGGACCCCCAGCCGCCGGAGGCCCCCAACAACggcgccgcctccgccgccgccgccgacccCCCCGCCGCTGCCGCGGCCTTTGCCGCTGCCGCTGCCGCTGCTGCCTCCGCCGCTGGTGGCGAAACCCTCGTCCCGGGCTCCAAGCGGCAGCGCCGCCCCAGCGTCCGGCTCGGCGACATCGGCGGGCAACCCGCTGCCATCCCCTCCGAGCCCCACCCCCGCCGCGGCAAGCAGTGGAAGATCTCTtcctccgcctccgccgccggCGACCACCACCCCCGCCTCCCCCCGCCGCCCAGGGACCCCTCTAAGCCCTTCTCCAAGACCCGCCCCCTCACCACCCTCGGCCCTGGCGAGACCCGCGACTCCCCCGCCGAGGACCGAGTCCTCCTCCCCGTCGACGAGAACCTGGAGCCCCTCGCCGTCGCGATCCGCCGGGGGGTGCGAGACGCCAAGGCCCGGCGGGCCATCGCGAGGCGGGCGAGGTCGGTTTGGACCTCCAAGGTCGACGAGGGAACGGACGCCCTCGACCTGAAGTCGAGCGGCGGGGATGACGGAGGAGAAGAGGGATACCGGGAGTTCGACGACCTCCGGCGGGAGGACTCCGAGAGCCCGAGAGCGGCGGTGGGGGTGAGGGTTAGGGTTTCCGACAGCAGGGATATAGGTCCGGCCACTGATGCCGCGGAAGGGGATTTGCCGTCGGAGACCCACGATGGGGATTGGGACAACCAGAATGGACGGTGCGGATGGCACGAGGACGGCGGAGTCCGGTCGTGGCTGAACCGGTTGGGGCTCGGCCGGTATGCACCGGTGTTCGAGATCCATGAGGTGGATGATGAGGTGCTACCGTTCCTGactcttgaagacttgaaggacATGGGGATCAACGCGGTGGGGTCAAGAAGGAAGATGTACTGCGCCATCCAGAAGCTCAAGGGCTTCTTGTGA